One window of the Sparus aurata chromosome 17, fSpaAur1.1, whole genome shotgun sequence genome contains the following:
- the aqp10a gene encoding aquaporin-10a: MKKLRALRVRNALVRECMAEFLGTFILLLFGCSAAAQVKTSRETKGQFLSVNMAFSVGVMSAMYLTKGITGAHLNPAVSLSFCVLGQVQWGRLVPYCLSQLLGAYVASALVYLVYYDAIMDFSGGDLTVYGPNETASIFATYPSEYMTLGRSFLDQVVGTGMLMLCILCLGEKRNTPAPAELIPPIVAVIVLGISMSMSGNCGAAINPARDLGPRLFTLTAGWGTEVFTCYDYWFWVPLVAPPIGGVMGTFMYLIFIEWHLPDPDQPDNDSALSISETIKQPGPTWEKDVELKSSHF; the protein is encoded by the exons ATGAAGAAGCTACGAGCTCTGAGAGTGAGGAACGCTCTGGTGCGCGAGTGCATGGCTGAGTTTTTGGGAACTTTCATCTTGTTG CTCTTTGGCTGCTCCGCCGCGGCGCAGGTGAAGACGAGCAGAGAGACAAAGGGCCAGTTCCTGTCAGTAAACATGGCCTTCTCCGTGGGCGTGATGTCGGCCATGTATCTCACCAAGGGCATCACAG GTGCTCATCTGAACCCGGCAGTGAGTCTGAGTTTCTGTGTGCTGGGACAGGTGCAATGGGGAAGGCTGGTGCCCTACTGCCTCTCCCAGCTGCTGGGGGCATACGTGGCGTCAGCGCTCGTCTACCTGGTCTACTATG ATGCTATAATGGACTTCAGTGGAGGAGATTTGACTGTATATGGCCCAAATGAGACAGCGTCTATATTTGCCACGTATCCCTCAGAGTACATGACTTTAGGCAGAAGTTTCCTTGACCAG GTCGTGGGCACTGGCATGCTGATGTTGTGCATCCTGTGTTTGGGTGAAAAGAGGAATACCCCGGCTCCCGCAGAGCTGATCCCTCCGATAGTGGCAGTGATTGTCCTGGGGATCTCCATGTCAATGTCCGGTAACTGCGGCGCTGCAATCAATCCTGCGAGGGACCTGGGGCCGCGCCTCTTTACCCTGACTGCCGGCTGGGGCACAGAGGTTTTCAC GTGTTACGACTACTGGTTCTGGGTACCCCTGGTGGCTCCACCTATAGGAGGTGTGATGGGCACTTTTATGTATCTGATTTTCATCGAATGGCACCTGCCTGACCCGGACCAACCTGACAACGACTCCGCTCTCTCCATTAGCGAGACAATAAAGCAGCCCGGCCCGACGTGGGAGAAAGATGTGGAATTAAAGTCTTCACATTTCTAA
- the LOC115567962 gene encoding uncharacterized protein LOC115567962, with the protein MDLSLLPTPASEYNKQRTEARFTVRSANSPSYSLTRRSAVRKPRGILEEETGEVRGRERCGMDTGANGTNKEEDHTATGYQVRGQSCRGVKGQREEKETSGLKMSSELNQNGSAEKTITELGTANPASESRGRTDLRRNNLSSRSRSLDWTTGERSPDRGRKGYILSTKRGGTGGLDEKGVEGGRGRVMSSVEYYNSARTSNVAPEGQMLDRASRGHTLPSRFRSQPLLGPKGGQSIQERIEKLYGSTGVGKTEDGNKPKDFSTQKSYERASGGTFPRRFSSGEKSDSLSPKQSRRSFTWTEKDTSGSESYLSPGTSKTTESLSRGQRQGQTQSRYSEGSRQLEDIGTMSLDRARSRYTVAAQIRSSRAAQSNALLEEGRSDLSRLREQREGESKDQGRANHPEEKGKANGLNKTFRDRRGWLKEQEKENETELKSSSTDEDVFESNPQKNKMKTIDRKKVLEKSSVSTAASVKNKIHQFEALTQRSQGLATGQVLMPRRAFSVPMQLSRAHDGVKKSGSAKAIGGLRDKWDSLKEGEEEKEEEKATGAGKKLSSGRSLSVDEVGLRLARKEREGNDLVEKKEKDTDNVNNSAEDFDKYSRLRSMLEIPLDGGSQRRRTNFYIDESPEEASKSSPSSLPSNSSDTSAGVQKTTIVTSPVSDEDKTPTNTPDHSPFRSPTAQPENPTPAAGSEKGSTSVLTQAAKTPDQESLLLSCPLATSSNSDLPDLISPDINPNRKKQVLDLDAWVAGLNPNIKVWNDDDDYEDDDESTQKDEDSNYDSDSGESSVTVTSHMSQSDRKSFCVSLSDLCNFAGVDYESENDSDEWQPTSQRTASLSSDVSALSYVSVMPSEELDKLLEDVRGLGDNNLQDYDDVQVVVLHKDVGVGLGFSLAGGVDQNKPVTVHKVFHSGVAAQEGSIREGDQVLSINGTSLCGYIHWEALRVLRRAKCRDLGVVVLRRGGTNSACNGGAQTNGPGPTQAEATETGELLCVRLEKNNRDLGFSLEGGVGSSQENRPLTVQKIFQGGPVDKVCPGDEVLEIEGMSMVGMRRLEAWTLIRKLPSGPVDVVLRRPLKHPET; encoded by the exons ATGGACTTGTCCTTGCTCCCTACTCCGGCGAGTGAGTACAACAAGCAGAGGACAGAAGCGCGCTTCACTGTCCGCTCAGCCAACTCTCCCTCCTACAGTCTGACTCGCAGGTCAGCTGTTAGGAAACCCAGAGGTATTTTAGAGGAGGAGACTGGGGAagtcagaggcagagagagatgcGGGATGGACACTGGCGCAAATGGTACCAACAAGGAGGAGGACCATACAGCCACTGGTTATCAAGTCAGGGGTCAGAGTTGTAGGGGTGTCAAAGGTCAGCGTGAGGAGAAGGAAACATCAGGTCTGAAAATGTCTTCCGAGCTGAACCAGAATGGCTCAGCagaaaaaacaatcacagaGTTGGGCACTGCTAACCCTGCGTCTGAAAGCCGTGGCAGGACAGATTTGAGGAGAAACAACCTGTCAAGTAGAAGTAGGAGTTTAGATTGGACAACAGGGGAAAGAAGCCCTGATCGGGGCAGAAAGGGATATATATTGTCAACCAAAAGAGGAGGGACTGGAGGCTTGGATGAAAAAGGAGTTGAAGGCGGGAGGGGCAGGGTGATGTCTTCAGTAGAGTATTATAACTCTGCAAGAACAAGTAACGTTGCTCCAGAGGGTCAGATGTTGGACAGAGCCAGTAGAGGTCATACTCTGCCTTCTAGGTTCAGGTCCCAGCCTCTGTTAGGACCCAAAGGAGGTCAGAGTATACAGGAGCGAATAGAGAAACTCTACGGGTCAACTGGTGTTGGTAAAACAGAGGATGGCAACAAACCGAAGGACTTCTCCACACAGAAGTCATATGAGAGGGCATCTGGGGGAACTTTCCCCAGGCGTTTCTCCTCAGGAGAGAAAAGCGACAGCCTTAGTCCAAAGCAAAGCAGGAGATCATTCACCTGGACAGAAAAAGACACCTCAGGTTCTGAGAGTTATCTTTCTCCAGGGACGAGTAAGACCACAGAGAGTTTGTCGAGGGGACAGCGGCAAGGACAGACCCAGAGCAGGTATTCAGAGGGAAGCAGACAGTTGGAGGATATTGGCACTATGTCTCTGGATAGAGCAAGGAGCAGGTACACTGTCGCAGCTCAGATAAGATCTTCGAGGGCTGCACAGTCAAACGCTTTGTTAGAAGAAGGGAGATCAGATTTGTCTCGATTGAGAGAGCAAAGAGAGGGTGAAAGTAAGGATCAAGGCAGGGCGAACCATCCAGAGGAAAAGGGCAAGGCTAATGGATTAAATAAGACATTCAGAGACAGACGTGGGTGGCTAAAAGAGCAGGAAAAAGAGAATGAGACTGAACTAAAGAGTAGCAGCACAGATGAAGATGTGTTCGAGTCAAAcccacagaaaaacaagatgaaaacgATTGATAGAAAGAAAGTCCTGGAGAAGTCGTCTGTGTCCACTGCAGCCAGCGTGAAAAATAAGATCCATCAGTTCGAGGCTCTGACACAGAGATCCCAGGGTTTGGCTACAGGACAGGTCCTGATGCCCAGACGGGCCTTTTCTGTTCCAATGCAGCTCAGCAGGGCGCATGATGGAGTGAAAAAGAGTGGGTCAGCAAAAGCAATAGGTGGATTGAGAGACAAATGGGACAGtttgaaagagggagaggaggagaaggaagaggagaaagcaACAGGAGCAGGAAAGAAGCTCAGCTCTGGGAGATCTTTATCAGTGGACGAGGTTGGGCTAAGATTGgcgaggaaagagagagaagggaatGATTTGgttgagaaaaaagaaaaagatacagATAATGTAAACAATTCTGCTGAAGATTTTGATAAATATTCCAGACTCAGGAGCATGCTAGAAATCCCACTAGATGGAGGATCTCAAAGACGCCGTACAAACTTTTACATCGACGAAAGCCCTGAGGAGGCAAGCAAGAGCTCTCCGTCCTCACTGCCGTCCAACTCCAGTGACACCTCTGCTGGTGTACAGAAAACTACTATTGTTACTTCACCAGTTAGTGATGAAGACAAAACTCCAACAAATACTCCAGACCACTCACCCTTTCGTTCGCCTACTGCACAACCGGAAAACCCCACACCTGCTGCAGGGAGTGAAAAGGGAAGCACTTCCGTCCTCACACAAGCAGCTAAAACTCCTGATCAAGAATCCTTGCTTCTATCCTGTCCCCTCGCCACTTCGTCCAACAGCGACCTCCCCGATCTCATCTCTCCTGATATAAATCCAAACAGGAAGAAGCAAGTGTTGGACCTCGATGCCTGGGTTGCTGGCTTGAACCCAAATATCAAGGTCTGGAATGACGATGATGAttatgaggatgatgatgagagTACACAGAAGGATGAGGATTCAAACTATGATTCGGACTCTGGAGAGTCCTCAGTGACCGTTACCAGTCACATGAGCCAGTCAGATCGCAAGAGCTTCTGCGTCAG TCTTTCAGACCTGTGTAACTTTGCTGGAGTTGACTATGAGTCAGAGAACGACAGCGATGAGTGGCAGCCTACGAGCCAGCGGACTGCTTCACTGAGCTCCGATGTGTCGGCCCTGTCTTACGTGTCTGTGATGCCCAGTGAGGAGCTCGACAAGCTGCTGGAGGATGTCAGGGGCCTGGGGGACAACAACCTGCAG GACTACGATGATGTGCAGGTGGTGGTTCTCCATAAAGACGTGGGAGTGGGACTGGGCTTCAGCTTGGCAGGAGGCGTAGACCAGAACAAGCCAGTCACT GTTCACAAGGTGTTTCACTCAGGTGTCGCAGCCCAGGAAGGCTCCATAAGGGAAGGGGACCAGGTCTTGTCAATCAATGGCACATCGCTGTGTGGCTACATCCACTGGGAGGCCCTGAGGGTCCTGAGGAGGGCAAAGTGTCGGGATTTGGGGGTGGTGGTCCTGAGGAGGGGAGGGACCAACAGTGCCTGTAATGGAGGAGCTCAGACAAATGGTCCTGGACCGACACAGGCTGAGGCCACTGAGACAG GTGAGCTCCTGTGTGTGCGTCTGGAGAAGAACAACAGGGATCTGGGCTTCAGCCTGGAGGGAGGTGTGGGCTCCAGTCAGGAGAACAGACCACTCACTGTACAGAAGATCTTCCAGG GAGGTCCTGTTGACAAGGTGTGTCCTGGTGATGAAGTCCTGGAGATCGAGGGTATGAGCATGGTGGGGATGAGACGCCTGGAGGCATGGACATTGATCAGAAAACTGCCCTCTGGGCCTGTGGACGTGGTGCTGCGACGCCCTCTCAAACATCCGGAAACATGA